A genomic segment from Bacillus cereus G9842 encodes:
- a CDS encoding branched-chain amino acid ABC transporter permease encodes MDVLINLFVNGISTGMLIFLLASGLSLIFGLMSVLNFAHGGLFAWGAFTGVWLFNMTGSYILALVGAVAMGMFLGFILERFLIRPVYGNHVRQLLVTLGGMLVLSECIKIFWGPNPISAKLPLWLQGSFTSGGIILIKYRLFVILIGIIIYIALLLLLKKTKIGLMIRAGVMDKEMVQALGINVKAIFSFVFLLGAGMAALGGFLLAPYSGVIFAEMGMQYAILAFIVVIIGGLGSVQGSAIASLIVGLAGAFTAYFIPDLSLAINMLMLLFFLIVKPTGLVGEKG; translated from the coding sequence ATGGATGTGTTAATAAATTTATTTGTAAATGGGATTTCAACAGGGATGCTCATTTTTTTGTTAGCATCAGGTCTTTCACTTATTTTCGGTCTAATGAGCGTTTTAAACTTTGCACACGGTGGTTTATTTGCGTGGGGAGCATTTACAGGTGTTTGGTTATTTAATATGACAGGAAGTTATATATTAGCTTTAGTTGGAGCAGTAGCTATGGGAATGTTCCTAGGATTTATTTTAGAAAGGTTTCTTATTAGACCAGTATATGGAAATCATGTTCGACAGCTGCTCGTTACGCTTGGAGGAATGCTCGTTCTTAGTGAGTGTATTAAAATATTTTGGGGGCCAAACCCTATTAGTGCAAAATTACCGTTATGGTTACAAGGAAGTTTTACATCCGGAGGTATTATATTAATTAAATATCGTCTATTTGTTATTTTGATTGGGATAATTATTTACATTGCACTACTATTATTACTCAAAAAGACGAAGATAGGTCTTATGATCCGTGCTGGTGTAATGGATAAAGAAATGGTTCAAGCGCTTGGTATTAATGTAAAAGCGATATTTTCTTTCGTCTTTTTATTAGGAGCAGGGATGGCAGCTTTGGGAGGATTCTTATTAGCACCGTATTCGGGCGTTATTTTCGCCGAGATGGGCATGCAGTATGCAATTTTAGCATTTATAGTAGTAATTATCGGTGGATTAGGAAGCGTACAAGGTTCAGCTATTGCTTCTTTAATTGTCGGATTAGCTGGTGCTTTTACAGCGTATTTTATACCAGATTTATCACTTGCAATTAATATGTTAATGTTACTATTTTTCTTAATAGTGAAGCCAACTGGACTTGTTGGTGAAAAGGGGTGA
- a CDS encoding branched-chain amino acid ABC transporter permease codes for MLICLSVFPFVNDSRSLLILFTQIFIFAIFAMSFDVLLGYTGIVSFGHCMFFGIGAYGVALLFDRQGVSITNFLIGIVAAIIVSAIVSYIIGLLSLRLKSHFYAMLTLAISQLFFVLAEKWRGLTHGGDGFTFGVPEIFRDRFTFYYVSLVCLCFIFILLRLFTKSSIGKVLKAISQNEQRVEALGYKVLQYKIIASIVAGVVASISGGLFVITLRFVNTTVFSIEMTLNALLMTMIGGVGTLIGAIAGSGIIESLKYYLSELATEYPIFERWTIILGLLYIIVLLVFPKGFVGTVKKLKSFKRNKKEKSTEVEQNV; via the coding sequence ATGCTCATTTGTTTAAGTGTATTTCCGTTCGTAAATGATTCACGGAGCCTGTTAATTTTGTTCACTCAAATCTTCATCTTTGCTATTTTTGCAATGAGTTTTGATGTATTGCTTGGGTATACAGGAATTGTATCGTTCGGTCATTGTATGTTCTTTGGGATAGGAGCATATGGGGTAGCGCTTTTATTTGATCGACAAGGCGTATCAATAACGAACTTTTTAATTGGAATAGTAGCTGCAATTATCGTTTCAGCAATCGTTAGTTATATAATTGGTTTGCTTTCTTTACGATTGAAAAGTCATTTTTATGCAATGTTAACACTTGCTATTTCACAGTTGTTTTTCGTACTTGCTGAAAAATGGCGTGGGCTTACTCACGGAGGAGATGGTTTTACATTTGGGGTACCAGAAATATTCCGTGATCGTTTTACTTTTTATTATGTATCACTTGTATGTTTATGCTTCATTTTTATTCTATTACGTCTTTTTACAAAGTCTTCTATTGGGAAAGTATTAAAGGCAATTTCACAAAATGAACAACGTGTTGAAGCACTAGGATATAAAGTTCTTCAGTATAAAATTATTGCTAGTATTGTGGCAGGAGTAGTAGCTTCGATTAGTGGTGGTTTATTTGTTATTACATTACGCTTTGTCAATACGACTGTATTTTCAATTGAAATGACACTAAATGCACTCTTGATGACAATGATTGGAGGAGTCGGAACATTAATTGGAGCTATTGCTGGATCTGGGATTATTGAATCCCTAAAATATTATTTATCAGAACTAGCGACGGAATATCCGATTTTTGAAAGATGGACGATTATTCTAGGTTTATTGTATATTATCGTGCTACTCGTTTTTCCGAAAGGATTTGTTGGGACGGTTAAGAAATTGAAGAGTTTTAAAAGGAATAAAAAGGAGAAAAGTACAGAAGTGGAGCAAAACGTGTGA
- a CDS encoding LysR family transcriptional regulator, with amino-acid sequence MEINDLIIFKTVASEGSISKAAKELGYVQPNVTERIKKLEQELETPLLHRDNKGVSLLPAGDILLDYTNKILTLLEEVKDEIKTSGSSYIIATSQSILTNYLSKRIKVNFRNYQIYVESSSHLQKLLQQQKVDMVITYEDYPDASFKKVFTTSISVGLLKAKEKCTIDYLKEIFFVSNDKKCPFRNKTIQFLKENNLSQRQLQQLDSYSLMEEFIADGKGIAFLPIKNDTLVIIEDVPLENLAVHFFTNQTFIKHIPDELFD; translated from the coding sequence ATGGAAATAAATGATCTTATTATATTCAAAACTGTGGCCAGTGAGGGTTCTATTAGTAAAGCTGCTAAAGAGTTAGGATATGTTCAACCGAACGTAACTGAGCGAATCAAAAAATTAGAACAAGAATTAGAAACGCCTTTACTACATAGAGATAACAAAGGTGTTTCCTTGTTACCTGCTGGTGACATTTTATTAGATTACACGAATAAAATATTAACTCTATTAGAAGAAGTAAAAGATGAAATTAAAACGAGTGGTTCTTCTTATATAATAGCGACGTCACAATCTATTTTGACAAATTATTTAAGTAAGCGTATTAAAGTAAATTTCAGAAATTATCAAATATATGTAGAAAGTAGTAGTCATTTGCAAAAATTACTGCAGCAACAAAAAGTTGATATGGTCATAACTTATGAGGATTATCCTGACGCATCGTTTAAAAAAGTGTTCACAACCTCAATTTCTGTAGGCTTATTAAAAGCGAAAGAAAAATGTACCATTGATTATTTAAAAGAAATTTTCTTCGTTAGCAATGACAAAAAGTGCCCTTTTAGGAATAAGACAATACAATTTCTAAAAGAAAACAATCTATCTCAGCGACAACTTCAACAGTTGGATTCTTATTCGCTTATGGAAGAGTTTATTGCTGATGGAAAAGGAATAGCTTTTTTACCGATTAAAAATGATACATTAGTAATAATTGAAGATGTTCCCCTTGAGAATTTAGCTGTTCATTTTTTTACGAATCAAACCTTTATAAAGCATATCCCTGATGAACTATTTGATTAA
- a CDS encoding DUF4865 family protein, whose amino-acid sequence MIGMQYKVILPKDYDMEIIKKRVKDNGYKTDGFQELNFKAYLITETEKDGNFYNCYAPLYIWNGHEGMNKFTFEGYYDNILQSFGWQQIHIGVPLVVNLSDGFKKSRYVVEYAGSISQSKTLIGTQLNTINENVQNNEKCLGNVIVYNPDKWGYSRFEFYEEKPEMVTNKGVTVYEILHISR is encoded by the coding sequence ATGATTGGAATGCAATATAAGGTCATTCTTCCAAAGGATTATGACATGGAAATTATTAAGAAAAGGGTAAAGGATAATGGCTATAAAACTGATGGTTTCCAAGAACTAAATTTTAAAGCTTATTTAATTACGGAAACGGAGAAAGACGGGAATTTTTATAACTGCTATGCACCTTTATATATTTGGAATGGTCATGAAGGGATGAATAAATTTACCTTTGAAGGGTATTACGATAATATTTTACAATCGTTTGGGTGGCAACAAATACATATAGGTGTTCCGTTAGTTGTTAATCTAAGTGATGGATTTAAGAAAAGTAGATATGTTGTTGAATATGCAGGAAGTATTTCTCAAAGTAAAACGTTGATTGGGACTCAATTAAACACGATAAATGAAAATGTACAAAACAATGAAAAGTGTTTAGGGAATGTAATCGTTTATAATCCGGATAAATGGGGATACAGTAGGTTTGAGTTTTATGAAGAGAAGCCTGAAATGGTAACAAATAAAGGTGTTACAGTATATGAGATTTTGCACATTTCACGATGA
- a CDS encoding phytanoyl-CoA dioxygenase family protein has protein sequence MHDLSDKVKQFHSDGFVFMSNVLNEDQINLLNTGVEEAFRGPRNGYAPIFRGMMFERGEVFENLIDLPPVINLVEAILGDNCHLRSMNAIKTPRRTGIDQWHIDLIDDEMFFPLPKNVDWDNNIQMPVFIVNCLYYLADVEEDMGPTQLVPGSHRSGKFPDTKQELPVYNGKKPVTFKAKAGDCLIFNNQVWHRGGLNLNQKPRIVQQVVYSKSYISQSFYPLLNYRVPEHVLARADNRRKRLIGFHKVGLV, from the coding sequence ATGCATGATCTAAGTGATAAAGTGAAACAATTTCATAGTGATGGCTTTGTTTTTATGAGTAATGTTCTAAATGAAGACCAAATCAATTTATTGAATACCGGGGTTGAAGAAGCTTTTCGAGGTCCAAGGAATGGGTACGCTCCTATTTTTCGTGGTATGATGTTCGAACGTGGTGAAGTCTTTGAAAATTTAATCGATTTGCCTCCAGTTATTAATTTAGTCGAAGCAATTTTAGGGGATAATTGTCATTTGCGTAGTATGAATGCAATTAAGACCCCTAGAAGAACAGGAATAGATCAATGGCATATCGATTTAATTGATGATGAAATGTTTTTCCCACTTCCAAAAAATGTTGATTGGGATAATAATATTCAAATGCCAGTATTTATTGTCAACTGTCTATACTATCTCGCGGATGTTGAGGAAGATATGGGACCTACACAATTAGTTCCTGGTAGCCATAGAAGCGGTAAATTTCCAGACACTAAACAAGAACTCCCTGTTTATAATGGAAAAAAACCCGTGACTTTTAAAGCAAAAGCTGGTGATTGTCTAATTTTTAACAATCAGGTTTGGCACCGTGGCGGTTTAAACCTTAATCAAAAACCAAGAATCGTACAGCAAGTTGTTTATAGTAAATCTTATATTTCTCAGTCATTTTATCCCCTCTTAAATTATAGGGTTCCTGAGCATGTATTGGCTAGAGCAGACAATAGACGTAAACGATTAATAGGCTTCCATAAAGTGGGGTTGGTGTAA
- the rfbF gene encoding glucose-1-phosphate cytidylyltransferase, producing the protein MKVVILCGGFGTRMQSHKDNIPKPMITIGDKPILWHIMKYYSSWGHNEFILCLGYQGWKIKEYFMNYKLINSDFSISLNQPNDIQYHNRLSEEDWKITMVETGLDSMTGSRIKQIQKYIGDDSTFMLTYGDGVCNLNINRQLDFHHSHGKILTVTGISRTGQYGELQCDSEGHVTEFQEKPQVADAKISGGYFICNRGIFEYLDNDKELVFEKEPLQKLMGNKQMMVYNHSDFWGSMDTYKDQLTLNQMYENMEAPWKLWN; encoded by the coding sequence GTGAAAGTAGTTATTCTTTGTGGTGGTTTTGGAACGAGAATGCAATCGCATAAAGATAATATTCCTAAACCGATGATTACGATAGGGGACAAGCCAATATTATGGCACATTATGAAATACTATTCTTCATGGGGACATAATGAATTTATTTTATGTTTAGGTTATCAAGGGTGGAAAATAAAAGAGTATTTCATGAATTATAAGTTAATCAATAGTGATTTTTCAATTTCTCTTAATCAGCCCAATGATATTCAATACCATAATAGATTGAGTGAGGAAGATTGGAAAATTACGATGGTAGAAACAGGTTTAGATTCAATGACAGGGAGTCGTATTAAACAAATTCAAAAGTATATTGGAGATGATTCAACCTTTATGCTTACTTATGGAGATGGAGTTTGTAATCTTAATATTAATCGTCAATTGGACTTTCATCATTCACATGGAAAAATACTAACTGTTACAGGTATTTCAAGAACAGGGCAGTATGGGGAGTTGCAATGTGACAGTGAGGGGCATGTAACAGAGTTTCAAGAAAAACCTCAAGTTGCTGATGCAAAAATTTCTGGTGGATATTTCATTTGTAACAGAGGGATTTTTGAATATCTAGACAATGATAAAGAATTAGTATTTGAAAAAGAACCGCTACAAAAATTAATGGGAAATAAACAAATGATGGTATATAACCATAGTGATTTTTGGGGAAGTATGGATACATATAAAGATCAATTAACTTTAAATCAAATGTATGAAAATATGGAGGCACCTTGGAAATTATGGAATTAA
- the rfbG gene encoding CDP-glucose 4,6-dehydratase, protein MELTKDLSIFKGKKVLVTGDTGFKGAWLCMWLDMLGADVVGYSLPPDKKDCLYNILGLEERILHIDGDILDLEHLKEVFRKQNPEFVFHLAAQPLVGVSYTEPKRTFDVNVIGSVNLLEVVRHNKSVKSVVYVTSDKCYKNKEWLWGYRENDELGGGDPYSVSKAAAELIFTAYIDAYFSEDSKIGLASARTGNVIGGGDWAEGRIIPDCVRALSAKKVIELRKPYAFRPWQHVLDVLYGYLLLSINLFHNPKKYSGSWNFGPTNTSILPVQRLVETFIDNWGNGSYNSENYNENFYESNSLSVNSEKAVYQLKWNSKWDFNRTVSETVNWYKNFEEGKDAYHFTLEQIQAYMKIHKEREVKP, encoded by the coding sequence ATGGAATTAACTAAAGACTTGTCTATATTTAAAGGGAAAAAGGTACTTGTTACTGGGGATACAGGATTTAAAGGTGCATGGCTTTGTATGTGGTTAGATATGTTAGGTGCAGATGTTGTCGGATATTCACTACCTCCTGATAAAAAAGATTGTCTTTACAATATATTAGGTTTAGAGGAAAGGATTTTACATATTGATGGAGACATACTAGATTTAGAACATCTAAAAGAAGTTTTCAGAAAACAAAATCCAGAATTTGTTTTTCATCTGGCTGCTCAACCACTTGTAGGAGTTTCGTATACAGAACCCAAACGCACTTTTGATGTTAATGTAATTGGTTCAGTGAATTTGTTAGAAGTTGTTCGTCACAATAAGTCGGTTAAGTCGGTAGTATATGTTACGTCTGATAAGTGCTATAAAAATAAAGAATGGTTATGGGGGTATAGGGAAAATGATGAATTAGGAGGAGGAGATCCTTATAGCGTTTCTAAAGCAGCTGCAGAGCTAATATTTACTGCATATATAGATGCTTATTTTTCTGAGGACAGTAAAATTGGTTTAGCGAGTGCGAGAACAGGAAATGTAATTGGTGGAGGAGATTGGGCGGAGGGGCGAATTATACCTGACTGTGTTAGAGCTCTTTCAGCGAAAAAAGTAATTGAATTAAGAAAGCCCTATGCTTTTAGACCTTGGCAGCATGTACTTGACGTATTGTATGGTTATTTGCTACTAAGTATAAATTTGTTTCACAACCCTAAAAAGTATAGTGGAAGTTGGAACTTTGGGCCAACTAATACTTCCATTTTACCAGTACAAAGATTAGTAGAAACGTTTATTGATAATTGGGGGAACGGGTCCTATAACTCCGAAAATTATAATGAAAATTTTTATGAATCTAATAGTCTAAGTGTTAATTCTGAAAAAGCTGTTTATCAATTAAAGTGGAATTCAAAATGGGATTTTAATCGTACAGTTAGTGAAACAGTAAACTGGTATAAAAATTTTGAAGAAGGTAAGGATGCTTATCATTTCACGTTAGAACAAATTCAGGCATATATGAAAATACATAAAGAAAGGGAAGTGAAACCTTGA
- a CDS encoding glycosyltransferase family 4 protein, which produces MKVLIFSREYPPNTIGGTSTVARSLAEGLAKSGYKVGVITNNIEEILVTEVINDVNIYRISNKSLYKEEAGISDNSLVSHRRLMKGVNHFVNKFGAPSIIIFPDLFCFPEASILAKQFGCPLINILLQDFSKMVPYDRNGVHRVSNNVEARKELILELERKALMHSTHTVFISNALSESIHKQYEDLSRDKTSVIHLGIYPDELARKENVNYRRRRSVLAKEEEIIILGCGRLVPVKGFDYLIKGFAKVWRNYPKVKLGIIGVGPELEYLKELTKKLNVSDSVIFLGDITREEAIEYFHVADICVVPSLWESFCYVAAEFMAVGKPIIASSVDSLNELLRDNKEALKLTVNEDKYGIRELDENEIAYKIERLLNNQELGDSLANAARERVSRYFINQHFINGVSELIEEKLHKNTDKIAGCSE; this is translated from the coding sequence TTGAAAGTATTAATTTTTTCGCGTGAGTATCCGCCTAATACAATTGGCGGAACAAGTACAGTAGCCAGATCATTGGCTGAAGGTCTAGCAAAATCAGGATATAAAGTAGGAGTAATTACAAATAATATAGAGGAAATTTTAGTAACAGAAGTAATTAATGATGTTAATATATATCGAATTAGCAATAAATCTTTATATAAAGAAGAAGCTGGTATAAGTGACAATTCTCTTGTTTCTCATAGAAGATTAATGAAGGGTGTAAATCATTTCGTAAATAAGTTTGGTGCACCATCAATAATTATTTTTCCGGACTTGTTTTGTTTTCCTGAAGCTTCTATTTTAGCAAAACAGTTTGGATGCCCACTCATTAATATCCTTTTACAAGATTTTTCAAAGATGGTTCCTTACGATAGAAATGGGGTTCATCGAGTTTCAAATAATGTTGAAGCTAGAAAAGAGTTAATTCTTGAATTGGAGAGAAAAGCATTAATGCACTCTACCCATACTGTGTTTATTAGTAATGCGTTATCCGAAAGTATACATAAGCAGTATGAGGATTTATCGAGAGATAAAACAAGCGTAATTCATTTAGGAATTTATCCAGATGAACTTGCAAGAAAAGAAAATGTAAATTATAGACGAAGAAGAAGCGTTCTAGCAAAAGAGGAAGAAATTATAATTTTAGGTTGCGGTAGATTAGTACCAGTGAAAGGATTTGATTATTTAATTAAAGGATTTGCAAAAGTTTGGAGAAATTACCCAAAAGTTAAGCTCGGAATTATTGGTGTTGGACCAGAGCTAGAATATCTCAAGGAACTAACTAAAAAGTTAAATGTAAGCGATTCAGTAATTTTCTTAGGTGATATAACACGAGAGGAGGCAATTGAATACTTTCATGTAGCAGATATATGTGTAGTACCTTCATTATGGGAGTCGTTTTGTTATGTTGCTGCTGAATTTATGGCTGTAGGTAAGCCTATAATAGCCTCTTCGGTTGATTCGTTAAATGAGTTATTACGTGATAACAAAGAAGCTTTGAAATTAACTGTAAACGAAGATAAGTATGGTATACGTGAGTTAGATGAAAATGAAATTGCCTATAAGATTGAAAGATTGTTAAATAATCAAGAATTAGGTGATAGTTTAGCAAACGCGGCTAGAGAAAGAGTATCAAGGTATTTCATTAATCAACATTTTATTAATGGTGTATCAGAATTAATAGAGGAGAAACTCCATAAGAACACAGATAAAATTGCGGGGTGTTCTGAATGA
- the cobT gene encoding nicotinate-nucleotide--dimethylbenzimidazole phosphoribosyltransferase has translation MKENIQSLKELIDKITPIDKYAERKFHISQMRIAKPLKSLGALDKIAYQIAGVRGITQIDDFKKSIVIFAGDHGIASKHVSLFKSNVTSKVFKTIADGLAPINVIAKQVGADITLVDLGLKECIDSDNFLNWKVKEGTNDMTNTVAMSISETIEAILKGAKVLETEKNQNSNIIAVGEIGIGNTTAASAITSVVCNISPNDVVGKGTGISCEKVKYKTEIVKKSIDYHNLKVTDDPLRIISSIGGLEIAGVVGLILGAAARKIPIIIDGFITTAAASIAQLLCPDISNYLIASHVSSEPGHKFLLEKMGLSPLLDLQMRLGMASGAAIATSLVEIACKVSCQTGPYIDMNIEHIDRNLNWGSTEH, from the coding sequence ATGAAAGAGAATATTCAATCATTAAAAGAACTTATTGATAAGATAACACCTATCGATAAATATGCCGAAAGAAAATTTCACATTAGCCAAATGCGAATAGCAAAGCCATTAAAAAGTTTAGGGGCGTTAGATAAGATAGCCTATCAGATTGCAGGTGTACGAGGAATAACTCAGATAGATGATTTCAAAAAAAGTATTGTTATTTTTGCAGGTGACCATGGTATAGCATCAAAGCATGTATCATTATTTAAATCAAATGTTACGAGTAAGGTATTCAAAACGATAGCCGATGGTTTAGCACCTATTAATGTAATTGCTAAGCAGGTTGGGGCAGATATTACTTTAGTTGATTTGGGTTTGAAAGAATGTATTGATTCAGATAATTTTCTTAACTGGAAGGTTAAGGAAGGAACGAATGATATGACGAATACAGTGGCAATGAGTATATCTGAAACAATAGAGGCTATATTAAAAGGTGCTAAAGTACTAGAGACTGAAAAAAATCAAAATTCAAATATTATAGCAGTTGGGGAAATTGGTATTGGAAATACCACAGCCGCTAGCGCTATAACTTCAGTTGTTTGTAATATCTCACCAAATGATGTTGTAGGAAAAGGAACGGGTATATCGTGCGAAAAGGTTAAATATAAAACTGAAATTGTAAAAAAGAGTATAGATTATCATAATCTCAAGGTCACTGATGATCCTCTTCGTATAATTAGTTCTATTGGTGGACTGGAAATAGCTGGGGTAGTAGGGCTAATTCTGGGAGCAGCAGCACGGAAAATACCTATAATTATTGATGGATTTATAACTACAGCTGCGGCTAGTATTGCGCAATTATTATGTCCAGATATATCTAATTATCTTATTGCGTCCCATGTCTCTTCTGAACCTGGGCATAAATTCTTACTGGAAAAGATGGGGTTGTCACCATTACTTGATTTACAGATGAGATTAGGAATGGCTTCGGGAGCGGCAATTGCAACTTCATTAGTAGAAATAGCCTGCAAAGTAAGCTGTCAGACTGGACCATATATCGATATGAATATTGAACATATTGATCGAAATTTAAACTGGGGGAGTACTGAACATTAA
- a CDS encoding HAD family hydrolase, translating to MINKVSTVIFDLDGTLVNSWKIHLESCKYAYSRVMNKTCSTLLIKRYAMPTEEATLGCLVGEENKERALKFYNKYFLDNLCELFLIPPIDIHNMLEYLKDRKMKLGIFTGRSRETTYALLKYTDLIKYFDVIITSSDNIPSKPNPDGLALAIEMLEAKKEESIFIGDTESDLDIGKKVDVYTIKVDWFTENFSMNKSYEVVTASTPMDLKNRITSKI from the coding sequence ATGATTAATAAAGTATCCACAGTCATATTTGATTTAGATGGAACGTTGGTTAATAGTTGGAAAATTCATTTGGAAAGTTGTAAATATGCTTATTCAAGGGTTATGAATAAAACTTGTAGTACACTTCTAATCAAAAGATATGCTATGCCTACAGAAGAGGCTACACTTGGTTGTTTAGTAGGAGAAGAAAATAAAGAAAGAGCATTAAAATTTTATAATAAGTATTTCCTAGATAATTTGTGTGAATTATTTTTAATACCTCCAATTGATATACACAATATGTTGGAGTACCTAAAAGATAGGAAAATGAAACTAGGGATTTTTACGGGCAGATCAAGAGAAACGACTTACGCACTACTTAAATATACCGATTTAATTAAATATTTCGATGTAATTATTACTTCTAGTGATAATATACCAAGTAAACCCAATCCAGATGGATTAGCTTTAGCAATAGAGATGTTGGAGGCAAAAAAAGAAGAAAGTATATTTATTGGGGATACAGAGAGTGATTTGGATATAGGTAAGAAAGTAGATGTTTATACAATCAAAGTAGATTGGTTTACTGAAAATTTTTCAATGAATAAATCATACGAGGTAGTTACCGCTAGTACGCCAATGGATTTGAAAAATAGAATAACTTCAAAGATATGA
- a CDS encoding class I adenylate-forming enzyme family protein: protein MIYNQIKKNNPEHIAFIRDEKEVSYKEYIEEIEKCRSTIIKIGLSQSKLVGLCLKDSYRFSILFVSLCSLKIPIILLDPYTKSEEFQTVINMYKPSILITDTKKLIDIEDDMVIEEKMEFEKPIRLFNLRTQNLFFKKNKSVDEGNLVIFLSSGSTNIPKAVLKSEKRLLNEGLQLKKTLDLKEEERILSIAPIFHAYGFAFGFIAPLISGVTITYLPALTLATKIEKVILEREIEILIALPVHYEMLASHCKSKLTNLRYALTAGGILNQEVLTKCEELIGLNLNNVYGMTETGAISILHEKYENKLYNQPSVGKVISDTSVLLNYSDPVESKGLQIFEILIKNKSMTMGYLDGEGNLDSIIDKKEYFKTGDLGILDEKCHLYIYGKQKLTINVSGKKVNPLEVEEVIQTHPAVKEAVVVGQEDSIRGEIPVAHIVLNHPSKQEEILSHCRRYLSAYKVPRKIFFQEKLEQTSTGKVKRQALKENL, encoded by the coding sequence GTGATATACAATCAGATCAAGAAGAACAATCCAGAACACATCGCTTTTATAAGAGACGAAAAAGAGGTTAGTTACAAAGAGTATATAGAAGAAATTGAAAAATGCCGTAGTACGATTATTAAGATTGGGTTATCTCAAAGTAAATTAGTAGGATTATGTTTAAAAGATTCATATAGATTCTCAATACTTTTCGTTTCATTATGTTCTTTGAAAATTCCAATTATACTATTGGATCCTTATACAAAAAGTGAAGAATTTCAAACTGTTATCAACATGTATAAGCCAAGTATTTTAATAACAGATACAAAAAAACTAATAGATATAGAAGATGATATGGTAATTGAAGAAAAAATGGAGTTTGAGAAGCCAATAAGACTATTTAATTTAAGAACACAAAATTTGTTCTTTAAGAAGAACAAAAGTGTTGATGAAGGGAACTTAGTTATCTTTTTATCATCGGGATCCACCAATATTCCAAAAGCTGTTTTGAAATCAGAGAAACGATTATTAAATGAAGGTTTACAACTTAAAAAAACATTAGATTTAAAAGAAGAAGAAAGAATACTGTCTATTGCACCAATATTCCATGCGTATGGTTTTGCTTTTGGGTTTATTGCACCATTAATTTCGGGTGTAACAATAACTTATTTACCCGCGTTAACTCTCGCAACAAAGATTGAGAAGGTAATTTTAGAAAGGGAAATTGAAATTTTAATTGCACTTCCAGTTCATTATGAGATGTTAGCAAGCCATTGTAAAAGTAAGTTAACAAACTTGAGATACGCTCTTACCGCAGGAGGGATATTAAACCAAGAAGTGTTAACAAAGTGTGAGGAATTAATTGGATTAAATTTAAACAATGTATACGGTATGACAGAAACAGGTGCCATTTCAATCTTACATGAAAAGTATGAAAATAAACTATATAATCAACCATCTGTTGGAAAAGTAATATCGGATACAAGTGTATTACTAAATTATTCAGATCCTGTGGAATCAAAAGGGTTACAAATTTTCGAAATACTGATCAAAAATAAAAGTATGACAATGGGTTATCTAGATGGTGAAGGTAATTTGGATTCCATTATCGATAAAAAAGAGTATTTTAAGACTGGAGATTTAGGGATATTAGATGAAAAGTGTCATCTTTATATATATGGGAAGCAAAAACTCACTATTAATGTATCCGGAAAGAAGGTAAATCCTTTAGAAGTTGAAGAGGTTATTCAAACTCATCCTGCTGTTAAAGAAGCAGTAGTAGTGGGACAAGAAGATTCAATTAGAGGAGAAATACCAGTCGCCCATATAGTTTTAAATCATCCTTCTAAGCAAGAAGAAATATTATCCCATTGCAGAAGGTATTTATCAGCATATAAGGTACCTAGAAAGATATTTTTTCAAGAAAAACTTGAGCAGACTTCAACAGGTAAGGTGAAAAGGCAAGCGTTGAAAGAGAATTTATAA